The DNA window CTTTAAGTCCGTAATTCCCGGCTTAGTTATAACCACAATATCATACTCTGCCTTTATTTTATCTAAATTTAGCCGAAAAATCTCGCATATCATACGCTTTAATCCATTGCGCTTTACTGCGCTTTTACTTATTTTAGTACTAACAACAAAGCCTACCCGTGTATAAGGTAGGCCGTTTTTTTTATATTTAAAATTTATCAATTTCGTGCCAAAAAAATCGCCTTTTTTATAAACCGACTGAAATTCGGCATTTTTTTTTAAACGATTCTCCTTT is part of the Parcubacteria group bacterium CG10_big_fil_rev_8_21_14_0_10_36_14 genome and encodes:
- the rnpA gene encoding ribonuclease P protein component, with protein sequence KENRLKKNAEFQSVYKKGDFFGTKLINFKYKKNGLPYTRVGFVVSTKISKSAVKRNGLKRMICEIFRLNLDKIKAEYDIVVITKPGITDLKHKDIEKDVMFFLKKTKLM